TACTCGGGGGTTATAACCCACTTTACAACCCCCGAGTGCGTTAACGAGACGAGGGATGGAGAATGCCCTTTAGCCCTTGCCGATGCGGAATACCTTGGTGCCGCAGCTGGGGCAGGTGCCCTGGGTGGCCGGCCTCTTGTTCTTCAGGGTGACCGCCTTGGCGTTTTTCATTTCTACTTTCTTCCTGCATTTCATGCAATAAGCCTGCATTGTGCACCTCCTATATTATCCTTGCCTAGCAGAGTATCAAACCTGAGCATATTTGTCAATACCCGCAGGCACAAAAATAGTCACAATTTTCATAAATCTGTCAGGGAAAGCGCCAAACGGCGTTATCCAGCCCTTTGGGGAACGGAAAACAGGTACGCGCGCCGGTTGCGCTTTAGGGAAAAATAAAGGTATGTTCGCCTTGGCCAAGAAGAAAGAAATGGCGTCCTAGATGGTGACTCTCAGGGATACGATGGAGAGTACGATGAAAACGAACACCAGCACGATGGTAAGCTGGAAGAGGGTCTTTTCCACCCCCCGCTTGGTGCGGTACACCGTGTCCGCCTGGCCGAAAATGCCGCCCAGCCCGCCGCCCTTGACCTGCAGCAGGGTAACGGCTATCAAGGCCACCGCGACTACCAGCTGCGCGATATATAAATAAGTTTCCATCTACCGTTTCTCCACTAGCTGTTACTTCACTTCCGCCAGTTTCCGCCTCAGCACCTCGTTGACCAGCTGCGGATTGGCGCGCCCCTTGCTCGCTTTCATTACCTGCCCGACCAGGAACTTCAGGGCTGTTTCCTTGCCCGCCTTGAAGTCGGCCACCGGCTGCACATTTGAGTTTATCACGTCGGCCACTATTTTCTCAAGCTCACCCGTATCGCTTATCTGGCTGACGCCGCGCTCTTTAATAATATCGGCTGCCGCCTGGCCGGATTTAAACATTTCTTCCAGCACGGTCTTGGCGGTGGCGGTGTTGATGGCCCCGTGTGCGCTTACTATCAGCGCGGCCAGCCGGTCCGGCGGCACTTTAGCGCGGAACGCGGTGATATCTATGTCATTGGCGCTGGTAATCCGGCTGACCTCGCCGGTAAGCCAGTTGCTCATTTCTTTCGGCGCCACGTCTTTTTCACACCTGGCGCCCTCTTCAAAATAGTCGGCCACGGCCTTGGACTCGGTCAGCAGCCGGGCGTCGTACATGGAAAGCCCGTAATCGGCGATAAACCTGTCGCGCCGGGCTTCCGGCAGCTCGGGCAGCTTTGCCCGCACCGCTTCCACCCATTCACGGCTTATCACCACCGGCGGCAGGTCCGGCTCCGGGAAGTAGCGGTAGTCATGGGCGTACTCTTTGCTGCGCTGGGAGACGGTCTTGCCTTCCGGCTCCACCCAGCCACGCGTCTCCTGGACGAGTTTTTTCTCTTCCGCCACGGCTTTGCGCTGGCGTACCGCCTCGTACTCCATGGCCATGAAGACCGCTTTGAAGCTGTTCAGGTTCTTCACCTCCACCTTGGGGCCGAGCTCTTTGCTCCCCACCGGGCGGATGCTGATATTGGCATCGCAGCGGAAGCTGCCTTCCTCCATATTGCCGGTGGAAACGCCGAGGTACTGTAAAATACTGCGCAGCTTGACCAGGTACTGGCGCGCTTCCTCCGGCGAGCGCAGGTCCGGATCGCTGACGATTTCCATCAGCGGCGCGCCGGAGCGGTTGACGTCCACCAGGCTGTAGTCCTCCCCGCCGGCATTGCGGTGCTGCAGCTTGGCTACATCTTCCTCCAGGTGGACATGGTTGATGCCGATTTGCCTGGTAGCGCCGTCAATCTCGATGGTGATAAAGCCCTTCTGGCTGATAGGCGCGTAGGCCTGGGAAATCTGGTAGCCTTTCATCAGGTCCGGGTAGGCGTAGTTCTTGCGGTCGAACCGGGTGAAATCGGAGATGGCGCAGTTCAGCGCGAGGGCGGTCATCATGGTGAATTCCACGGCCTGCCGGTTGATGACCGGCAGCACACCGGGCAGGCCCAGGCACACCGGGCAGACGTGGGTGTTGGGCGGCGCGCTGGCGTAGTCCGCGCTGCACCCGCAGTACATCTTGCTTTTAGTCAATAGCTGGGCGTGTACTTCCAGCCCGATGATTGTTTGGTAGTCCATAGCGGTTACGCGTTGAAAAACAACATATCAAGTATAGCGCAAAGCAGAGGGAGGGGCAAGGGAAGCTCTAAATCCTAATATCTAAATTCTAAACGGGGGGGAGGGGGTTTAGGGTTTAGTTGCTAGAGCTTAGAAATTGTATTTGTAACTGTGCTATAATTTTTAAGTTATCACGGGGCCGTAGT
The genomic region above belongs to Dehalococcoidales bacterium and contains:
- a CDS encoding DUF5679 domain-containing protein, which gives rise to MQAYCMKCRKKVEMKNAKAVTLKNKRPATQGTCPSCGTKVFRIGKG
- the secG gene encoding preprotein translocase subunit SecG; translation: METYLYIAQLVVAVALIAVTLLQVKGGGLGGIFGQADTVYRTKRGVEKTLFQLTIVLVFVFIVLSIVSLRVTI
- the gatB gene encoding Asp-tRNA(Asn)/Glu-tRNA(Gln) amidotransferase subunit GatB — protein: MDYQTIIGLEVHAQLLTKSKMYCGCSADYASAPPNTHVCPVCLGLPGVLPVINRQAVEFTMMTALALNCAISDFTRFDRKNYAYPDLMKGYQISQAYAPISQKGFITIEIDGATRQIGINHVHLEEDVAKLQHRNAGGEDYSLVDVNRSGAPLMEIVSDPDLRSPEEARQYLVKLRSILQYLGVSTGNMEEGSFRCDANISIRPVGSKELGPKVEVKNLNSFKAVFMAMEYEAVRQRKAVAEEKKLVQETRGWVEPEGKTVSQRSKEYAHDYRYFPEPDLPPVVISREWVEAVRAKLPELPEARRDRFIADYGLSMYDARLLTESKAVADYFEEGARCEKDVAPKEMSNWLTGEVSRITSANDIDITAFRAKVPPDRLAALIVSAHGAINTATAKTVLEEMFKSGQAAADIIKERGVSQISDTGELEKIVADVINSNVQPVADFKAGKETALKFLVGQVMKASKGRANPQLVNEVLRRKLAEVK